The Scophthalmus maximus strain ysfricsl-2021 chromosome 7, ASM2237912v1, whole genome shotgun sequence genome includes a window with the following:
- the LOC118315966 gene encoding pleckstrin homology domain-containing family A member 7 isoform X9, whose protein sequence is MAAPVGRDSLPEHWSYGVCADGRVFFVDDETRTTTWLHPRSGEPVNSGHMIRSDVPRGWEEGFTDQGASYFINHNQGTTAFRHPVTGQISPENVDFILQEQPLGARMMSKPAGEQLSSTTVSEASTAITSSTVDSTSASKGSRSSAKVHSFGKREQAIKRNPNVPVVVRGWLYKQDSSGMRLWKRKWFVLADFCLFYYKDSREESVLGSIPLPSYGISPVGPEDHISRKYAFKAEHTGMRTYYFSADTQEDMNTWLRAMNQAALMQNHGDAFIRPSDKLEMISVLQQQAVPQTNHVNHRKTKTSDSDATRPIVHEVLLEPIHRDAEERCSFHKDSPAATMGSTGLEMDTHTSLPSNPTPSAVSHSDLGSASAPVSRVPSRAPSRAASTLPSSVCTRNGLVQTPSPILEPNGIAAGTYQRAPAPPPADTHKQVHRRSALEQVEHWVKVQKAEQKGPPSRENTLPRRTPPTQHKFTSVDVYQTLPKTPRQSPPPARLGEYKYAQDRLSHFRLTPEQGVTGSNTVWQLYEWQQRHQFRHGSPTAPLYTPAPEYPFGSRPPSTVPPSSSAPRPDGPPRCVSVPPSSADIPPPGPPPGTSRTLSPTRRPHTPAERVTVRPVGDRSVVDIPFTVSPRRTKSQLFKASTIERRSLPPSGYITHTVSAPSLHGKTVDDTYMQLKKDLEYLDLKVAGSQMLKVSGKPVKVAESDVDVTLSRLCEQDKILRDLEAGISSLKDDKDKLESVLDVSHQQMEQFQEQPAHAHKIAYQQRLLQEDLVTIRAQISRLSTEMAYAWEEYNRQETSVEQLRSALHTHMTHSATPQQEKAEMKRELWRIEDVMAGLSASKANYKITIDSVQNPGGKISAAKTSLERKLVPSVSDPAVPSHSTEVQPPPRSSIPRILSHTLPHSTVPKWHDSLLSQAEDSAPPRPPLPRLYDYDETPPVVPPLPREASVIRHTSVRGLKRQSDERKRDRESGQYVVNGDCKADLRSYLSEPELPGMGHHDTGSDLDYQYFPGRGLSGSSTQMNQSSSISSYVTLRRGPGSSVARERPKSALERLSSPTEALQLPGGQPRGRMTAEEQLERMKRHQKALVRERKRNLSQGERSCAGLSAAATAASHRSYSYSRVTSGASDPPASVFDWREERLGAEGQSDEGPSRGKERGRIQSDEWVTLTPSLVREVDVEPLDYDLDISLELSKPRKVPIPERYVESDPDEPASPEELEERSRRAERIKNLLAKSSLHNMQPAGPLDFSELDSALKQQERIMNVSQTLAAEASRKSKVVAGAEWQQSR, encoded by the exons GCCGCTGGGGGCTCGCATGATGTCCAAACCCGCGGGTGAGCAGCTCTCCAGCACCACAGTCAGCGAGGCCTCCACcgccatcacctcctccactgtgGACAGCACCTCTGCCTCCAAg GGCTCCCGGTCCAGTGCTAAGGTGCACAGCTTTGGGAAGAGAGAGCAGGCCATTAAGAGGAATCCCAATGTCCCTGTGGTGGTTCGAGGATGGCTTTACAAACAG GACAGCTCTGGGATGCGTCTCTGGAAGAGGAAGTGGTTCGTCTTGGCAGATTTCTGTCTGTTCTACTACAAAG acagcagagaggaatCGGTCCTCGGCAGTATTCCTCTGCCCAGCTATGGCATTTCACCTGTGGGACCCGAGGACCACATCAGTCGCAAGTATGCCTTTAAG GCGGAGCACACTGGGATGCGGACGTATTACTTCAGCGCCGACACCCAGGAGGACATGAACACCTGGCTGAGGGCCATGAACCAGGCGGCATTGATGCAGAACCACGGCGATGCATTCATCAG ACCATCTGACAAGTTGGAGATGATAAGCgtgttgcagcagcaggctgTTCCACAGACGAACCACGTGAACCACCGCAAGACCAAGACTTCCGACTCTGACGCCACCAGGCCAATCGTCCACGAGGTTCTCCTGGAGCCCATACACCGCGACGCAGAGGAGCGCTGCAGCTTCCACAAAGACTCTCCCGCCGCCACCATGGGGAGCACCGGCCTGGAAATGGACACGCACACGTCCCTGCCCTCCAACCCCACTCCCTCCGCCGTCTCACACTCGGACCTCGGGTCGGCCTCTGCACCCGTGTCCAGGGTGCCGTCCCGGGCGCCGTCGCGAGCCGCCTCAACGCTGCCTTCCAGCGTCTGTACGAGAAATGGCCTTGTGCAAACTCCAAGCCCCATCCTGGAGCCCAACGGGATCGCAGCGGGGACTTACCAGAGGGCCCCAGCGCCGCCCCCTGCTGATACACACAAGCAGGTGCATAGGAGGAGCGCTCTGGAGCAAGTGGAGCACTGGGTCAAAGTGCAGAAGGCAGAGCAAAAAGG CCCCCCATCCAGAGAGAACACCCTCCCACGTCGCACACCACCAACCCAGCACAAGTTCACATCCGTGGATGTATACCAAACCCTGCCGAAGACCCCGCGGCAGAGCCCCCCACCTGCCCGACTCGGTGAGTACAAGTACGCCCAGGACCGCCTGAGCCACTTCCGCCTCACCCCCGAGCAGGGTGTCACAGGATCCAACACCGTGTGGCAGCTGTATGAGTGGCAGCAGCGTCACCAGTTTCGTCACGGCAGCCCAACAGCGCCGCTCTACACCCCGGCTCCGGAGTACCCCTTTGGCTCCCGCCCCCCTTCCACTGTGccaccctcctcctcggccCCCAGGCCTGACGGGCCTCCCCGCTGTGTGTCGGTACCACCCTCGTCGGCGGACATCCCCCCACCGGGACCCCCGCCGGGTACCAGCCGCACCCTGTCACCTACACGGAGGCCGCATACGCCAGCTGAACGGGTGACAGTCAGGCCTGTGGGTGACAGGTCAGTGGTGGACATCCCCTTCACCGTGTCCCCCCGGAGGACCAAATCTCAGCTGTTCAAG gCTTCTACTATTGAGAGACGGTCACTGCCTCCCTCTGgctacatcacacacacagtcagtgcaCCCAGCCTTCATGGCAAAACG GTGGATGACACCTACATGCAGCTGAAGAAGGACTTGGAGTATCTGGACCTGAAG GTCGCTGGAAGTCAGATGCTGAAGGTGTCAGGGAAACCTGTCAAGGTTGCAGAAAGTGACGTGGAT gtgACGTTGAGTCGGTTATGTGAGCAGGACAAGATCCTGAGGGATCTGGAGGCGGGAATCAGCTCCCTGAAGGACgacaag GACAAGCTGGAGAGCGTGCTGGATGTGTCCCACCAGCAGATGGAGCAGTTTCAGGAGCAGCCGGCCCACGCCCATAAGATCGCCTATCAGCAGAGGCTCCTGCAGGAGGACCTGGTCACCATCAGGGCCCAAATATCTCGCCTCTCCACG GAGATGGCATATGCCTGGGAGGAGTACAACAGGCAGGAGACATCGGTAGAGCAGTTGAGATCAGCGCTGCATACACACATGACCCACAGCGCCACCCCTCAG caggagaaggcTGAGATGAAGCGCGAGCTGTGGAGGATCGAAGATGTGATGGCCGGACTGAGCGCCAGCAAAGCCAACTACAAGATCACCATTGACTCTGTCCAGAACCCAGGTGGGAAGATCAGCGCAGCAAAAACCTCCTTAg AGAGGAAACTAGTGCCTTCGGTGTCGGACCCAGCAGTGCCTTCTCATAGCACAGAGgtccagcctcctcctcgcAGCTCCATCCCCAGAATCCTCTCCCATACTTTGCCTCACAGCACCGTGCCAAAGTGG CACGACTCACTGCTGTCCCAGGCAGAGGACAGCGCCCCACCCCGGCCACCGCTGCCCCGCCTCTACGACTACGATGAGACGCCCCCCGTGGTGCCTCCTCTCCCCAGGGAGGCCTCAGTCATCCGTCATACGTCAGTGCGTGGACTAAAGCGCCAAtcagacgagaggaagagggaccGGGAGAGTGGGCAGTATGTTGTCAACGGAGACTGTAAG GCTGACCTGCGATCCTACCTGAGTGAACCGGAGCTGCCCGGAATGGGTCACCACGACACTGGGTCTGACCTTGACTACCAGTATTTCCCAGGCAGAG GTCTGTCGGGCTCCTCAACTCAAATGAACCAGTCCAGCTCCATCTCGTCCTACGTCACACTAAGGCGAGGTCCTGGGAGCTCCGTAGCCAGG GAGAGACCTAAGAGTGCCTTGGAGCGCCTGTCCTCACCCACAGAGGCCCTGCAGCTGCCGGGCGGCCAGCCTCGAGGCCGGATGACCgccgaggagcagctggagcggATGAAGCGCCACCAGAAGGCGCTGGTCCGCGAGCGCAAGAGGAACCTCAGCCAGGGCGAGCGCTCGTGCGCGGGCTTGTcggccgccgccaccgccgcctcccATCGCTCCTACTCCTACTCCAGGGTGACCTCCGGCGCCTCCGACCCTCCGGCCTCC GTGTTCGATTGGCGGGAGGAGCGACTGGGGGCAGAGGGGCAGAGCGACGAGGGGCCCAGCCGAGGGAAAGAGCGAGGCAGGATTCAGTCCGACGAGTGGGTGACGCTGACGCCGTCGCTCGTGCGAGAGGTGGACGTCGAGCCTCTCGACTACGACCTGGACATCAGCCTAGAG CTGTCCAAACCGCGAAAGGTTCCCATCCCGGAGCGCTATGTAGAGTCGGACCCCGACGAGCCCGCAAGTcccgaggagctggaggagcgcTCCCGCCGGGCCGAGCGCATCAAGAACCTGCTGGCCAAGTCCAG TCTTCATAACATGCAGCCAGCGGGGCCGTTGGACTTCAGTGAGCTGGACTCGGCTCtcaagcagcaggagaggatCATGAACGTGTCCCAGACTCTGGCTGCGGAGGCGTCGCGCAAGAGCAAAGTGGTGGCAG
- the LOC118315966 gene encoding pleckstrin homology domain-containing family A member 7 isoform X1 produces the protein MAAPVGRDSLPEHWSYGVCADGRVFFVDDETRTTTWLHPRSGEPVNSGHMIRSDVPRGWEEGFTDQGASYFINHNQGTTAFRHPVTGQISPENVDFILQEQPLGARMMSKPAGEQLSSTTVSEASTAITSSTVDSTSASKGSRSSAKVHSFGKREQAIKRNPNVPVVVRGWLYKQDSSGMRLWKRKWFVLADFCLFYYKDSREESVLGSIPLPSYGISPVGPEDHISRKYAFKASHTGMRSYIYKESSVIGSQAEHTGMRTYYFSADTQEDMNTWLRAMNQAALMQNHGDAFIRPSDKLEMISVLQQQAVPQTNHVNHRKTKTSDSDATRPIVHEVLLEPIHRDAEERCSFHKDSPAATMGSTGLEMDTHTSLPSNPTPSAVSHSDLGSASAPVSRVPSRAPSRAASTLPSSVCTRNGLVQTPSPILEPNGIAAGTYQRAPAPPPADTHKQVHRRSALEQVEHWVKVQKAEQKGPPSRENTLPRRTPPTQHKFTSVDVYQTLPKTPRQSPPPARLGEYKYAQDRLSHFRLTPEQGVTGSNTVWQLYEWQQRHQFRHGSPTAPLYTPAPEYPFGSRPPSTVPPSSSAPRPDGPPRCVSVPPSSADIPPPGPPPGTSRTLSPTRRPHTPAERVTVRPVGDRSVVDIPFTVSPRRTKSQLFKASTIERRSLPPSGYITHTVSAPSLHGKTPEELTLLLIQLRRHQAKMASARQHALTQLQRLNGPKEPFHHNHLLTPTTTSTSPLLGSSPSPVSHLGHVGTKVDDTYMQLKKDLEYLDLKVAGSQMLKVSGKPVKVAESDVDVTLSRLCEQDKILRDLEAGISSLKDDKDKLESVLDVSHQQMEQFQEQPAHAHKIAYQQRLLQEDLVTIRAQISRLSTEMAYAWEEYNRQETSVEQLRSALHTHMTHSATPQQEKAEMKRELWRIEDVMAGLSASKANYKITIDSVQNPGGKISAAKTSLERKLVPSVSDPAVPSHSTEVQPPPRSSIPRILSHTLPHSTVPKWHDSLLSQAEDSAPPRPPLPRLYDYDETPPVVPPLPREASVIRHTSVRGLKRQSDERKRDRESGQYVVNGDCKADLRSYLSEPELPGMGHHDTGSDLDYQYFPGRGLSGSSTQMNQSSSISSYVTLRRGPGSSVARERPKSALERLSSPTEALQLPGGQPRGRMTAEEQLERMKRHQKALVRERKRNLSQGERSCAGLSAAATAASHRSYSYSRVTSGASDPPASVFDWREERLGAEGQSDEGPSRGKERGRIQSDEWVTLTPSLVREVDVEPLDYDLDISLELSKPRKVPIPERYVESDPDEPASPEELEERSRRAERIKNLLAKSSLHNMQPAGPLDFSELDSALKQQERIMNVSQTLAAEASRKSKVVAGAEWQQSR, from the exons GCCGCTGGGGGCTCGCATGATGTCCAAACCCGCGGGTGAGCAGCTCTCCAGCACCACAGTCAGCGAGGCCTCCACcgccatcacctcctccactgtgGACAGCACCTCTGCCTCCAAg GGCTCCCGGTCCAGTGCTAAGGTGCACAGCTTTGGGAAGAGAGAGCAGGCCATTAAGAGGAATCCCAATGTCCCTGTGGTGGTTCGAGGATGGCTTTACAAACAG GACAGCTCTGGGATGCGTCTCTGGAAGAGGAAGTGGTTCGTCTTGGCAGATTTCTGTCTGTTCTACTACAAAG acagcagagaggaatCGGTCCTCGGCAGTATTCCTCTGCCCAGCTATGGCATTTCACCTGTGGGACCCGAGGACCACATCAGTCGCAAGTATGCCTTTAAG GCTAGCCACACGGGTATGCGCTCGTACATTTACAAGGagagctctgtgattggctcacAGGCGGAGCACACTGGGATGCGGACGTATTACTTCAGCGCCGACACCCAGGAGGACATGAACACCTGGCTGAGGGCCATGAACCAGGCGGCATTGATGCAGAACCACGGCGATGCATTCATCAG ACCATCTGACAAGTTGGAGATGATAAGCgtgttgcagcagcaggctgTTCCACAGACGAACCACGTGAACCACCGCAAGACCAAGACTTCCGACTCTGACGCCACCAGGCCAATCGTCCACGAGGTTCTCCTGGAGCCCATACACCGCGACGCAGAGGAGCGCTGCAGCTTCCACAAAGACTCTCCCGCCGCCACCATGGGGAGCACCGGCCTGGAAATGGACACGCACACGTCCCTGCCCTCCAACCCCACTCCCTCCGCCGTCTCACACTCGGACCTCGGGTCGGCCTCTGCACCCGTGTCCAGGGTGCCGTCCCGGGCGCCGTCGCGAGCCGCCTCAACGCTGCCTTCCAGCGTCTGTACGAGAAATGGCCTTGTGCAAACTCCAAGCCCCATCCTGGAGCCCAACGGGATCGCAGCGGGGACTTACCAGAGGGCCCCAGCGCCGCCCCCTGCTGATACACACAAGCAGGTGCATAGGAGGAGCGCTCTGGAGCAAGTGGAGCACTGGGTCAAAGTGCAGAAGGCAGAGCAAAAAGG CCCCCCATCCAGAGAGAACACCCTCCCACGTCGCACACCACCAACCCAGCACAAGTTCACATCCGTGGATGTATACCAAACCCTGCCGAAGACCCCGCGGCAGAGCCCCCCACCTGCCCGACTCGGTGAGTACAAGTACGCCCAGGACCGCCTGAGCCACTTCCGCCTCACCCCCGAGCAGGGTGTCACAGGATCCAACACCGTGTGGCAGCTGTATGAGTGGCAGCAGCGTCACCAGTTTCGTCACGGCAGCCCAACAGCGCCGCTCTACACCCCGGCTCCGGAGTACCCCTTTGGCTCCCGCCCCCCTTCCACTGTGccaccctcctcctcggccCCCAGGCCTGACGGGCCTCCCCGCTGTGTGTCGGTACCACCCTCGTCGGCGGACATCCCCCCACCGGGACCCCCGCCGGGTACCAGCCGCACCCTGTCACCTACACGGAGGCCGCATACGCCAGCTGAACGGGTGACAGTCAGGCCTGTGGGTGACAGGTCAGTGGTGGACATCCCCTTCACCGTGTCCCCCCGGAGGACCAAATCTCAGCTGTTCAAG gCTTCTACTATTGAGAGACGGTCACTGCCTCCCTCTGgctacatcacacacacagtcagtgcaCCCAGCCTTCATGGCAAAACG CCCGAGGAGCTCACTCTGCTCCTCATTCAGCTGCGTCGTCATCAGGCCAAGATGGCCTCCGCACGCCAGCACGCATTAACCCAGCTCCAGCGGCTCAACGGCCCCAAAGAGCCCTTCCACCACAACCACCTCCTCACTCCCACCACCACTAGCACCAGCCCCCTCCTCGGGTCCAGCCCCTCTCCTGTGTCCCACCTCGGACATGTGGGCACCAAG GTGGATGACACCTACATGCAGCTGAAGAAGGACTTGGAGTATCTGGACCTGAAG GTCGCTGGAAGTCAGATGCTGAAGGTGTCAGGGAAACCTGTCAAGGTTGCAGAAAGTGACGTGGAT gtgACGTTGAGTCGGTTATGTGAGCAGGACAAGATCCTGAGGGATCTGGAGGCGGGAATCAGCTCCCTGAAGGACgacaag GACAAGCTGGAGAGCGTGCTGGATGTGTCCCACCAGCAGATGGAGCAGTTTCAGGAGCAGCCGGCCCACGCCCATAAGATCGCCTATCAGCAGAGGCTCCTGCAGGAGGACCTGGTCACCATCAGGGCCCAAATATCTCGCCTCTCCACG GAGATGGCATATGCCTGGGAGGAGTACAACAGGCAGGAGACATCGGTAGAGCAGTTGAGATCAGCGCTGCATACACACATGACCCACAGCGCCACCCCTCAG caggagaaggcTGAGATGAAGCGCGAGCTGTGGAGGATCGAAGATGTGATGGCCGGACTGAGCGCCAGCAAAGCCAACTACAAGATCACCATTGACTCTGTCCAGAACCCAGGTGGGAAGATCAGCGCAGCAAAAACCTCCTTAg AGAGGAAACTAGTGCCTTCGGTGTCGGACCCAGCAGTGCCTTCTCATAGCACAGAGgtccagcctcctcctcgcAGCTCCATCCCCAGAATCCTCTCCCATACTTTGCCTCACAGCACCGTGCCAAAGTGG CACGACTCACTGCTGTCCCAGGCAGAGGACAGCGCCCCACCCCGGCCACCGCTGCCCCGCCTCTACGACTACGATGAGACGCCCCCCGTGGTGCCTCCTCTCCCCAGGGAGGCCTCAGTCATCCGTCATACGTCAGTGCGTGGACTAAAGCGCCAAtcagacgagaggaagagggaccGGGAGAGTGGGCAGTATGTTGTCAACGGAGACTGTAAG GCTGACCTGCGATCCTACCTGAGTGAACCGGAGCTGCCCGGAATGGGTCACCACGACACTGGGTCTGACCTTGACTACCAGTATTTCCCAGGCAGAG GTCTGTCGGGCTCCTCAACTCAAATGAACCAGTCCAGCTCCATCTCGTCCTACGTCACACTAAGGCGAGGTCCTGGGAGCTCCGTAGCCAGG GAGAGACCTAAGAGTGCCTTGGAGCGCCTGTCCTCACCCACAGAGGCCCTGCAGCTGCCGGGCGGCCAGCCTCGAGGCCGGATGACCgccgaggagcagctggagcggATGAAGCGCCACCAGAAGGCGCTGGTCCGCGAGCGCAAGAGGAACCTCAGCCAGGGCGAGCGCTCGTGCGCGGGCTTGTcggccgccgccaccgccgcctcccATCGCTCCTACTCCTACTCCAGGGTGACCTCCGGCGCCTCCGACCCTCCGGCCTCC GTGTTCGATTGGCGGGAGGAGCGACTGGGGGCAGAGGGGCAGAGCGACGAGGGGCCCAGCCGAGGGAAAGAGCGAGGCAGGATTCAGTCCGACGAGTGGGTGACGCTGACGCCGTCGCTCGTGCGAGAGGTGGACGTCGAGCCTCTCGACTACGACCTGGACATCAGCCTAGAG CTGTCCAAACCGCGAAAGGTTCCCATCCCGGAGCGCTATGTAGAGTCGGACCCCGACGAGCCCGCAAGTcccgaggagctggaggagcgcTCCCGCCGGGCCGAGCGCATCAAGAACCTGCTGGCCAAGTCCAG TCTTCATAACATGCAGCCAGCGGGGCCGTTGGACTTCAGTGAGCTGGACTCGGCTCtcaagcagcaggagaggatCATGAACGTGTCCCAGACTCTGGCTGCGGAGGCGTCGCGCAAGAGCAAAGTGGTGGCAG